From Cydia splendana chromosome 25, ilCydSple1.2, whole genome shotgun sequence:
gcagtttttgaatatatctggaaattttataaaaatactgtGTACCTGTACATAACATGAATTTAATAAATCTTGtcctattttgagatataaagatttttgatggttttgcgGTGATTTGTCCGACCTCTGCTCATGAGTTACAggctggtgatagacagacggacggacagactgaCAGCGGAGTAtttgtaatagggtcccgtttttacccttagggtacggaaccctaaaaagtacctacctgCTTGTTGAGCGGTGCACAACGTCGCAGTATGACGAAGTCTCGAGGCGCGATGATCCCTTTCCCGCCGCCCGCCGTCACTTGATATGACAGATCTATTCCTGATCCGATCTCCTGAAATATTCACAAATATTCATGAAATATTCTCTACTTTCTTTTAACCTCGTATGACCccgccatagactaggaatcctctagacggagtttagagcaattatttcatgaaaccgatgctgccaaaaatgctgggatgcgggggacgaggtgagcgagtcccgtgccgtgattggtccgttcaaagacacgggcgtcacacaacgacaatggagtaaaactaccgtatatttgtggcagagggggtagcgctactatgctcagtctggaggatgtcttgtctgtggacCCAGTATATAAAGTttccatatttttaatttgaaccttattctataagtaaattggaacgaatttcgtttgttttaaaaagcaatgaaacaaaagaaatgctgctttatttggttcatgaaaggtttaaattagattgcacgattatgtacattgtaatgtacatttagtctcaggaggttaataTATACTTTATTCCAGTTTCATTTGTTTACTTCGTGTAGATAATCATTGTTTGAGTAGCAAAACTTTGTAACTTTAGTAGGGTCTTTAGGGGTACTTTAGTAGGTTGAGTAAGGTCAtttagcatgcactttagtctcaggcgatgccgcttggcacgattgttccttaggtcaaacaaagttgatctggcccggtagccaggagatcgtaccatgcagaccccccaaaaagggggggggggtgaaagggtcggctccccaggtccaatctatgctatattccttcctagtcttagcaactagggcaagttatatatcattttcgtataaattagggacgaggaattcatttttgaaagaATTATTatgcctttccatacaaaaaaaaatgattttcgtataaaacatgaaaatgttatgtaattttttgtgacaattttggatggtacaatcacagtgtgacgatgtgcactaaataaaaaattggacgatgtagcccatgtattctttattctggaaaatatcactttaaagtaggcattcatacatttttttgtagtaaaaaaataatttatagcgcgtggcggtaacgatttccatacaaatggaactatgcccaaagtcaaagattaaaaatgtttactaaaacactgaatttggcattttaaaagtttaaatataatgtttgaATAATTTTTCCTtgcgtttttgcccttttttggtacaaatttgttgtttttatttttcttccatacaaactttctcccccccccccccccatttcCCCCCTTAAgggtagatatttttaaatttgtttttataactaagttatacaaataattacataacattttcatgttttgtacaaaaatcatttttttgtatgataaggcataataattatttcaaaaatgaattcctcgtccctaatttatacgaaaatgatatataacttgccctagttgctaagactaggaaggaatatagcatagattggacctggggagccgaccctttcaccccccctcctttttggggggtctgcatggtacgatctcctggctaccgggccagatcaactttgtttgacctaaggaacaatcgtgccaagcggcatggcctgagactaaagtgcatgcacTTCCATACATTTGTGTTCCTTACTAACCCTACTACTTGTGCAAAATTAACTTAGACTCTTAGACAGACTCTATTTGTCGACATAAGCATAGAGAAATAAAGTAAGAATAGAGccctcactccatacatcagttatgataccaaaacgactattattttcgcaatcgacatctagcatcgagtagcggaattatcagtacttgaTACGAGAATTCAAGGGTCGCCACTTACGAAAACtatattgaacaacaatttacaacaaatattaaaagcaggagttgaaaatagagttccggttaatccggttataatatcaGCTGAAAATAGTTGAGCTTAGACATTTcggtcgtcggaacatctattgctaagtagcagtactgttaattccgctactcgatgctagatgtcgactacgaaaataatagtcgttttggtactaaaactgatgtatggagtgagcactctatgtatttttttctctatgccaTAAGGCACTGTTGCCTCCATTTGTCGGGTAAATAATGAACGTTGTTACTCTGGTTAGTTACCTTGATGAGTTCACTCCGGAGTATGGTTGGGTTCCAGTCCGGCAGTTTGGTGACGTTATCTTTGAACTCTCTGAACAGGAACTCCGCAGGGCAGTCTACTAGGCCCTGCAACAATAAAAGTCAAATGATAAAAGCTGTATAGCTGGTGTAGTATGTGTGAATTGGAACGCTCTCTTCTGCAGTGTCGTGCCTTGTGTGTGGTTAAGCTCCAATAAAATCAATCTACAAAATTAAGTAGTTTTAATCCAAGATATAATATTGGTGACGAGGGTGGGATACGAACCCACGCGTGCAAAGCATGTCATTGTGTTAGACAGAGCTGAGTTTAGACGACGCAACCAACTACCTACTGAGTCGATAGAAGAGTATGTGTTTAATCTCCGAAAATTATCTCGGAAATGCCAATTCAAAGATGAAGACGACCAGATTAAAGAAAAACTTGTTGACGGAGTGTTCTCTAAGCTAATTAAATTTGAACTGATGAAACAAAGTGCACCTCGGGCAAAATTAGAAGACCTTATAAACTTAGCAAAAACAGTAGAGTCCGCATATAAGCAAGCTAATGGAGAAGAAGAAACTAGATTAGTTTTAGAATTAGTCCGGGAGAGTGTAGTATGTGTGAATTGGAATGCTCTCTTCTGCAGTGTCGTGCCTTGTGTGTGGTTAAGCtccaataaaataaatctacaaaattaagtagttttaaatgttttaatccAAGATATAATAGCTGggatatccatactaatattataaatgcgaaactgtgtctgtccgtctgtctgttacctcttcacgcttaaaccgctgaacggatttagtttaaatttcgCATAGAAATAGCTTGAGTCCCGGAGAAGGACATagaatcttcgagcaacacggaagggaggcggcattcgcactattttccctctgccgaggtacaagattagcgcgtcaatctaatttagcgcgggtaataaaactaatagttgcacttggatttttcactagaccgaatccagacgcgcgcgtgaacactgctgcacaaaaatgcctgtttgctcggttttttgttataaaaagaggtcggggacatcaaatttacaaaaagacagtgttacatttcacttgtaatattttttttcatatcatacgtttaattacattcaacacacaattattatattttagtctcatgtaattgttggatttatcgatttgctcgctcagtacaaattgcggatcggtcgagcgacaaatccgacttctcatctctcagaatacaatacttcaacgaaaatgtgttagtgtgcgtgttgtgacacttgtcactcgtccgtacacaaaaagagatcgaggtttgcaagatttgtctttgacgtgtgtcattttctatgtatttgtgtcgtcattacagattggattttgtatgtaagtgtgtgagaagtgcgactgtgtgcacctttcccccgcgaaaaatggcagaaagatttgtacggtgagatatcgcttgggcccctcccttccgatgtgtcggaagccggtgttgctcgaagcataGAATATTGAGAGAGTTAATATTCTATTCTAGCCAAAATTCCATTCGCGAtttttgtcccgtacaaacaaCCATTTTATTTCGTATTTAGGTACTTTTGTCAGTGTTTCAagtcgatatttttttttatgcagaataaataactaagtatgtacctactatattttaatatacctatattgAAATAATACGCAATTCTTAAATTTTTGAAATTATACACAATTCCTTGtggcaactacgccaagtggacgttaacaggcactggacggtgaattgacgcaattaccctatttGATTTATTCATAACTAACACACAACTTTAACTTACAGTAAACCGGTACACTTTCCCAAATGTCTCCGTCTGCCTAGTTTCCACTATGTCCCCCTTGGTAACGCCGCGTTTCTCGAACTTCCAGTTCGGCAGTGTGATCACTTTGTACGCGTGCCGCATACTCTCCTCTGCCATTCGTTTGTATTCGTCTATCTGTTGACAATATTACTGAAGATAATATAGTATATTAAACACATGAATAAATATTACTGATTAGTTAGACAAATATAAATATCTTACACTccttagagaaaaaaaaacgttaaaatATGATTTAATAAATACGTGTTGCGAACTCCTTTGTAATCAAAGTCagatattttaaatttgtatttttttatgattcttGACAATATGTCACTCTAAAATAAATGGCTAAACGTTTCGTGCATATTTTCTTTCGGGCTATATTTTCTCTTATTTCCTTCATCTGGCGACCGTTAAACATTATGGAAAAGTTATTAAAAGAGAGAAGTATAGCCAGGAGGCTATTCACAACCGCAAAAAACGATATTGAGGCTAAATTAGAGTCGACCGACATCGACGAAATCACCGCGGCCCTTAACAAGCTCCAGCTTCGAGCCGATTCCTTGTTCAACGTCGACCAACGTATAAAAGAACAGTGGCTAAAAACGGACGAGATGACTGAAGATGAAATTTACGAAGACTGCATGACCAGCGATAAGTATGAAAGCGACTGGGAGCGTATAAAAGTCATGTACGACAACGTTTCCCGGAAGAACGAACGCAAGAAGAGGTTTCGCAAGTCTAGCGGCAGCGATGAGTCGAATAATACAGACAAATCTCATCAATGTTGTGAGAAGTCGGCATGCAGTTCTGCATGTCATTCAACACGATTCCGTCTACCGAAATTTGAGTTACGGAAGTTTGACGGCAATACGAAAAACTGGATTGGTTTTTGGTGTCAATTTCAGAAAATCGACGACGACGAATCTATAGACGACGGAGATAAGTTTCAGTATTTATACCAGTGCACTGTTCCAGATACTCCGGCGCGAGAGATCGTCGAGAGCTTTCCGCCGTCAGGAGCTAACTATAAGAAGGCTGTTGAGCAATTGAAGTCCAGGTTTGCACGTGACGAAATGTTGATCGACATTTATGTGCGTGAACTGCTTAATCTTGTATTAGCACAAGCAAAAGGTAATACTTCCTATAAATTAGGCCACTTATAcgataaattaaatacgcaattACAAGCACTACAAAGCTTAGGTGTCACTATAGATAAATACGCTGCTTTACTTTTCCCTTTAGTTGAGTCCGCCTTGCCCGAATCTGTTTTACGAGCATGGCAGAGGTCCCACGTACTCGAGGAGAAGAGCGACGATCATCTGAACCGGCTTATGCAGTTCCTGAAACGCGAAGTGGAGTCGGAGGAGCGGATCCAGCTTGCGCGTAGCGGGATAGCATCGGGTGACAGTTTGCATAGCGTTTCTACTGCACCTACCGCGGCATGCTTAGTGTCAACGGAAGACGCAGGTAAGAAGATTTGTTGCGTTTGGTGTGAAAAGGCATCGCATAGCAGCTTCGAGTGCTACAAAGCTAACAAGATGTCGTATGAAGCTAGGAAGGAAGTGCTAAATAAAAAAGGAGCATGCCATATTTGTTTAAAAACGGGACATAATTCGAAAACATGCAGAAATTTCACAAAATGCCTTTTCTGCTCCAAACGTCATTCTGTATTGATGTGCCCTGACATTAAAACGTCAAGTAAAAATGAAATTGATAAAACCTCAGATATTGAAACGTCAAACTTAAATAATAA
This genomic window contains:
- the LOC134802595 gene encoding uncharacterized protein LOC134802595, which codes for MEKLLKERSIARRLFTTAKNDIEAKLESTDIDEITAALNKLQLRADSLFNVDQRIKEQWLKTDEMTEDEIYEDCMTSDKYESDWERIKVMYDNVSRKNERKKRFRKSSGSDESNNTDKSHQCCEKSACSSACHSTRFRLPKFELRKFDGNTKNWIGFWCQFQKIDDDESIDDGDKFQYLYQCTVPDTPAREIVESFPPSGANYKKAVEQLKSRFARDEMLIDIYVRELLNLVLAQAKVESALPESVLRAWQRSHVLEEKSDDHLNRLMQFLKREVESEERIQLARSGIASGDSLHSVSTAPTAACLVSTEDAGKKICCVWCEKASHSSFECYKANKMSYEARKEVLNKKGACHICLKTGHNSKTCRNFTKCLFCSKRHSVLMCPDIKTSSKNEIDKTSDIETSNLNNNVTQYKASTILLQTFMANIISDKKCIPVRCFIDSGAQKTYLRRDIIESLNLKPVGKEIVSNCLFGGIETKKELFHTYEFTVASLDKKFQCTMTARDKSKLCGYVPRLNVDHEMFKELQKHNITLSDVGDAAAPDIGLLIGADHAGVLLTESFVELNNNLVAIKNKFGWTLQGPIMNVCSVLMNVVLENECKLKVDDREVNIKTKKVVLANNTADYSRNEYMGMLIQKGKETDSHLRVGDIVY